In Uranotaenia lowii strain MFRU-FL chromosome 2, ASM2978415v1, whole genome shotgun sequence, one genomic interval encodes:
- the LOC129742246 gene encoding uncharacterized protein LOC129742246, with protein sequence MAHRLFNIPMENSEFESEKERILLAANLNGYDEKFVYKILRKHERKRFRSNATTFKPEKEESQRVSLPFHPPLTNGIRKILSNHGLKVAYKSSNTLKDCLVSLKDKVPPEERSGIYEIPCEACPAVYIGQTRRKFKTRIKEHKNAVENNRSNESSVAAHASEFNHSIDWEKVKFKKCVRKASHLNAWESMYITTSERPLMNEDDAPIISPLFNLANKNV encoded by the coding sequence ATGGCACACCGTTTGTTCAACATACCGATGGAAAACAGTGAGTTTGAAAGCGAAAAAGAAAGGATTTTATTGGCGGCCAATCTGAACGGTTATGACGAAAAATTCGTGTATAAAATCCTACGCAAACACGAAAGAAAAAGGTTCCGAAGTAATGCCACCACTTTCAAACCAGAAAAGGAAGAATCCCAAAGGGTCAGTTTGCCGTTCCACCCACCACTGACCAATGGCATTCGGAAGATCCTCTCCAACCACGGTTTGAAAGTGGCTTACAAAAGTTCCAACACCCTAAAAGATTGTTTGGTTTCACTAAAGGATAAGGTGCCTCCGGAGGAAAGATCTGGTATCTACGAGATACCTTGCGAGGCCTGCCCGGCGGTCTATATTGGCCAAACAAGGCGCAAATTTAAAACACGGATAAAGGAGCATAAAAACGCCGTAGAAAACAACAGATCCAACGAATCCAGTGTTGCCGCCCATGCATCAGAATTCAACCATTCCATAGATTGGGAAaaggtgaaattcaaaaaatgtgttcGAAAAGCGTCACATTTAAATGCCTGGGAATCGATGTACATCACGACTTCAGAGAGGCCTTTAATGAACGAGGATGACGCGCCTATCATTTCGCCGCTTTTCAACTTGgcaaacaaaaatgtataa